The Streptomyces sp. NBC_01353 genome contains a region encoding:
- a CDS encoding SpoIIE family protein phosphatase — protein MAEPGVDRRTRSSVITARAAATFDPVGRSVATARAFVRDTLQGWGYAEVVDDAVVLTSELVTNAVIHAGTAADVLCLRSDDGVRVEVADHYPEREIPLQGGRTLAHPDRENGRGLLLCAALATRWGVEYTPTHKHVWFQLDLPERAIGTRSAGPVLPDALLPVADTRVRVAVAQIDRGGAITSWNEDAEELFGYGSEQVTGKPLGDLAAWPHTPGIGTGLAEALRLSRWEGSYGVRCADGRVIPVYASHLRVRDAEGEPSTVCLLVREYERAVLQTPQRPGVSDPGSESRTADPFEVFIGSPAPDDLDGLLQRTVERARDMLDGDSAFLLLATDDETELEVRATTGLPSARQRFARVPVETGASRYGSARMPAVHEDLAAVPGAVPLLEGTGMRSVVTVPLKVEGRLTGSLGVAAEGSNRYSNEEALRLQFAADRIALAVESARLGELERLRRGSLSFLVEASDLLAGTLDRDQTLALMAQMTVPTLATWCAVYTIADQVSDPYLSYVLHEDEDRIDGLKALLSSIAPPDPVPTPGARVWAAPAEAAHRAALSTSLRELGQGSGPLSSGIDTTLATAAAVGGETVVLPLVARNRVIGMLTLGKPSDDHFRQEILELAEDLSRRAALALDNARLYSERMAISQSLQRSLLPPGLPQIPGVEVEVIYRAAGEGNEVGGDFYDLFPIRDNAYGFAIGDVCGTGPEAAAVTGLARHALRLLAREGFGGPAVLERLNAAILDEGARSRFLTLLYGEMWPQEDGSAILKVVCAGHPLPLRLRQDGTVVPAADPQPLLGVLDDLELYEQTITLDPGDVLLCVTDGVTERREGTRMLGDDGLIEVLKTCTGLTAGAVAARILRAVERFAQEPASDDMAILAMRLPEPFDGD, from the coding sequence ATGGCGGAGCCGGGCGTCGACAGGCGTACGAGGAGTTCTGTGATCACCGCGCGGGCGGCTGCCACCTTCGACCCCGTCGGGCGGTCCGTCGCGACCGCCCGCGCCTTCGTACGGGACACCCTCCAGGGGTGGGGGTACGCCGAGGTCGTCGACGACGCCGTCGTCCTCACCAGCGAACTCGTCACCAACGCCGTCATCCACGCCGGCACCGCCGCCGACGTCCTGTGCCTGCGCAGCGACGACGGCGTCCGCGTCGAGGTCGCCGACCACTACCCAGAGCGCGAGATCCCCCTGCAGGGCGGCCGCACGCTCGCCCACCCCGACCGGGAGAACGGCCGGGGCCTGCTCCTGTGCGCCGCCCTCGCCACCCGCTGGGGCGTCGAGTACACCCCGACGCACAAACATGTCTGGTTCCAACTCGACCTGCCCGAGCGCGCGATCGGCACCCGCTCCGCCGGCCCGGTCCTCCCGGACGCCCTCCTCCCGGTCGCGGACACCCGCGTCCGCGTCGCCGTCGCCCAGATCGACCGCGGCGGCGCCATCACCTCCTGGAACGAGGACGCCGAGGAACTCTTCGGCTACGGCTCCGAGCAGGTCACCGGCAAGCCGCTCGGCGACCTCGCCGCCTGGCCGCACACCCCCGGCATCGGCACCGGCCTCGCCGAGGCCCTCCGACTCTCCCGCTGGGAAGGCAGCTACGGCGTCCGCTGCGCCGACGGCCGCGTCATCCCCGTGTACGCCTCCCATCTGCGCGTCCGCGACGCCGAGGGCGAGCCGTCCACGGTCTGCCTCCTCGTACGGGAGTACGAGCGCGCGGTCCTCCAGACCCCGCAGCGCCCCGGGGTCTCCGACCCGGGCTCCGAGAGCCGCACGGCGGACCCCTTCGAGGTCTTCATCGGCTCCCCCGCCCCGGACGACCTCGACGGCCTCCTCCAGCGCACGGTGGAGCGCGCCCGCGACATGCTCGACGGCGACTCCGCCTTCCTCCTGCTCGCCACGGACGACGAGACCGAGCTGGAGGTACGGGCCACCACCGGACTCCCCTCCGCCCGCCAGCGGTTCGCCCGCGTCCCCGTCGAGACCGGCGCCAGCCGTTACGGCTCCGCCCGGATGCCTGCCGTCCACGAGGACCTGGCCGCCGTACCCGGCGCTGTCCCGCTCCTCGAAGGCACCGGGATGCGCTCGGTCGTCACCGTCCCGCTCAAGGTCGAGGGGCGCCTCACCGGTTCACTCGGCGTCGCCGCCGAAGGCTCGAACCGCTACTCCAACGAGGAGGCCCTGCGCCTCCAGTTCGCCGCCGACCGCATCGCCCTCGCCGTCGAATCGGCCCGCCTGGGCGAGCTCGAACGGCTCCGCCGCGGCTCCCTCAGCTTCCTCGTCGAGGCCTCCGACCTCCTGGCCGGCACCCTCGACCGCGACCAGACCCTGGCCCTGATGGCCCAGATGACGGTCCCCACCCTGGCCACCTGGTGCGCCGTGTACACGATCGCCGACCAGGTGTCGGACCCGTACCTCTCCTACGTCCTGCACGAGGACGAGGACCGCATCGACGGTCTGAAGGCCCTGCTGTCGTCCATCGCCCCACCCGACCCGGTGCCCACCCCGGGCGCCCGTGTCTGGGCAGCCCCGGCCGAGGCCGCCCACCGGGCCGCACTCTCCACTTCGCTCCGCGAACTGGGCCAGGGCAGCGGCCCCTTGTCCTCCGGTATCGACACGACGCTGGCCACGGCGGCCGCGGTCGGCGGCGAGACCGTGGTCCTGCCGCTCGTCGCCCGGAACCGGGTCATCGGAATGCTCACCCTCGGGAAGCCCTCCGACGACCACTTCCGCCAGGAGATCCTGGAACTGGCCGAGGACCTCTCCCGCCGGGCGGCCCTCGCCCTCGACAACGCCCGCCTCTACTCGGAGCGCATGGCGATCAGTCAGTCCCTCCAGCGCAGCCTGCTGCCTCCTGGTCTCCCGCAGATCCCCGGCGTCGAGGTCGAGGTCATCTACCGGGCGGCCGGCGAGGGCAACGAGGTCGGCGGTGACTTCTACGACCTCTTCCCGATCCGCGACAACGCCTACGGCTTCGCGATCGGCGACGTCTGCGGTACGGGCCCGGAGGCCGCGGCCGTGACGGGCCTGGCCCGGCACGCCCTGCGCCTGCTGGCCCGCGAGGGCTTCGGCGGCCCGGCGGTCCTGGAACGTCTCAACGCCGCCATCCTCGACGAGGGCGCCCGGAGCCGCTTCCTGACGCTGCTTTACGGCGAGATGTGGCCGCAGGAGGACGGCTCGGCCATCCTGAAGGTCGTCTGCGCCGGGCACCCGCTGCCGCTCCGTCTGCGCCAGGACGGCACGGTCGTCCCGGCAGCCGATCCGCAGCCGCTCCTGGGCGTTCTGGACGACCTGGAGCTGTACGAGCAGACCATCACGCTCGACCCGGGTGACGTCCTGCTCTGCGTCACCGACGGCGTCACGGAACGCCGCGAGGGCACTCGGATGCTCGGCGACGACGGCCTGATCGAGGTCCTGAAGACGTGTACGGGCCTCACGGCCGGCGCGGTCGCCGCCCGCATTCTGCGCGCGGTCGAGCGCTTCGCCCAGGAGCCCGCCTCCGACGACATGGCCATCCTGGCGATGCGCCTCCCGGAGCCCTTCGACGGCGACTGA